In Helianthus annuus cultivar XRQ/B chromosome 9, HanXRQr2.0-SUNRISE, whole genome shotgun sequence, the following are encoded in one genomic region:
- the LOC110876057 gene encoding probable WRKY transcription factor 70 — MEGNSTTNMRKTLIGELIRGRDCTEKLQNQLLRRVVDGGPESPEDLVMKIAASFSECLSTFSYPVSTYVGSACLDKTKKKPEPGAVKDRRGCYKRKTEDSRVEITDTYEDGYAWRKYGQKEILHAKFPRCYYRCTHKDDQGCKALRQVQQLEEYGSAKYRITYIGSHTCQNMNENTQTFLAPEDHSFSLINFKDSGIKHSPSSLSTITNGDTIVSFKQHDDSNAQGGNYLAPSSQGTSSNYGCEDMITNLDLSYTDIFKDDDLNGERDNYHASSSQATSSNYVWEDMITDLERSCDDIFQI; from the exons ATGGAGGGAAATTCAACAACCAACATGAGGAAAACATTGATAGGTGAGCTCATTAGAGGTAGAGATTGTACCGAAAAGCTTCAGAATCAACTTCTCCGGAGAGTTGTGGATGGTGGGCCGGAATCACCTGAAGATCTTGTGATGAAAATAGCAGCATCGTTCTCCGAATGCCTTTCCACATTTAGCTATCCGGTGTCTACGTATGTGGGATCAGCTTGTTTAGACAAAACGAAGAAGAAGCCGGAGCCAGGGGCAGTGAAGGACCGCAGAGGATGTTACAAGCG AAAGACGGAAGATTCGAGGGTTGAAATTACAGATACATATGAAGATGGATATGCATGGAGGAAATATGGACAGAAAGAGATTCTCCATGCAAAATTTCCAAG GTGTTATTATAGATGTACACATAAAGATGATCAGGGATGCAAAGCTTTGAGACAAGTCCAACAACTAGAAGAATATGGATCGGCAAAGTATCGTATCACATATATTGGGTCTCACACGTGTCAAAACATGAACGAAAACACACAAACGTTCTTAGCCCCAGAGGATCATAGTTTTTCTCTTATTAATTTCAAGGACTCCGGCATCAAACATTCACCAAGTAGCCTCTCGACTATCACAAATGGCGATACCATAGTCTCATTTAAGCAACATGATGATTCTAATGCCCAAGGCGGGAATTATCTTGCCCCTAGTAGTCAAGGCACATCATCCAATTATGGGTGTGAGGATATGATTACTAATTTGGACTTATCATATACAGATATTTTCAAAGACGATGACTTAAATGGTGAACGCGATAATTATCACGCCTCTAGTAGTCAAGCCACATCATCCAATTACGTGTGGGAGGACATGATTACCGATTTGGAGCGATCTTGTGATGATATTTTTCAAATATGA